A stretch of Manis javanica isolate MJ-LG chromosome 1, MJ_LKY, whole genome shotgun sequence DNA encodes these proteins:
- the PPP1CB gene encoding serine/threonine-protein phosphatase PP1-beta catalytic subunit, protein MADGELNVDSLITRLLEVRGCRPGKIVQMTEAEVRGLCIKSREIFLSQPILLELEAPLKICGDIHGQYTDLLRLFEYGGFPPEANYLFLGDYVDRGKQSLETICLLLAYKIKYPENFFLLRGNHECASINRIYGFYDECKRRFNIKLWKTFTDCFNCLPIAAIVDEKIFCCHGGLSPDLQSMEQIRRIMRPTDVPDTGLLCDLLWSDPDKDVQGWGENDRGVSFTFGADVVSKFLNRHDLDLICRAHQVVEDGYEFFAKRQLVTLFSAPNYCGEFDNAGGMMSVDETLMCSFQILKPSEKKAKYQYGGLNSGRPVTPPRTANPPKKR, encoded by the exons TACGAGGATGCCGTCCAGGAAAGATTGTGCAGATGACTGAAGCAGAAGTTCGAGGCCTATGCATCAAGTCTCGGGAGATCTTTCTCAGCCAGCCTATTCTTTTGGAATTGGAAGCACCACTGAAAATTTGTG gagATATTCATGGACAGTATACAGATTTACTGCGATTATTTGAATATGGAGGTTTCCCACCAGAAGCCAACTATCTTTTCTTAGGAGATTATGTAGACAGAGGAAAACAGTCTTTGGAAACCATTTGTTTGCTACTGGCTTATAAAATCAAGTATCCAGAGAACTTCTTTCTCTTAAGAGGAAACCATGAGTGTGCTAGCATCAATCGCATTTATGGATTCTATGATGAat gtaAACGAAGGTTTAATATTAAATTGTGGAAGACCTTCACTGATTGTTTTAACTGTCTGCCTATAGCTGCCATTGTGGATGAGAAGATCTTCTGTTGTCATGGAG GATTGTCACCAGATCTGCAGTCTATGGAGCAGATTCGGAGAATTATGAGACCCACTGATGTCCCTGATACAG gtttGCTTTGTGATTTGCTGTGGTCTGACCCAGATAAGGATGTGCAAGGCTGGGGAGAAAATGATCGTGGTGTTTCCTTCACTTTTGGAGCTGATGTAGTCAGTAAATTTCTGAATCGTCACGATTTAGACTTGATTTGTCGAGCTCATcag gTAGTGGAAGATGGATATGAATTTTTTGCTAAACGACAATTGGTAACCCTATTTTCAGCTCCAAATTACTGTGGTGAATTTGATAATGCTGGTGGAATGATGAGTGTGGATGAAACTTTGATGTGTTCATTTCAG ATACTGAAACCATCTGAAAAGAAAGCTAAGTACCAGTATGGTGGACTGAATTCAGGACGTCCTGTCACTCCACCTCGAACAGCTAATCCACCGAAGAAAAGGTGA